A single genomic interval of Polyangia bacterium harbors:
- a CDS encoding LysR family transcriptional regulator — translation MELRHLRYFVAIADEQHVGRAAVRLHVSASPLSRQIHELEREVGAPLLERVGRGVRLSRAGATFAAEARAILAAVDRAVRQAQAAQRGEVGHLAIGFVESPAVTWLVPQIAGQFRGRHPGVTLELLPLTSDELRLALAGQRISAALTFVVVDPDPTLPSEILFREPVRLAVPRAHPLARRRSVLIRDLHDQPFVWSRRPEGAPFLDTMWAPLRTHGVTPRIVIESRSSVTRLSLVASGVGMTFVSEAAPRSPQVVFRNVADLKIEARAYLAWRADEERSPLIQSLRELTRAAARRRSRS, via the coding sequence ATCGAACTCCGCCATCTGCGCTACTTCGTGGCGATCGCCGACGAGCAGCACGTCGGCCGCGCCGCCGTCCGGCTGCACGTCTCGGCCTCACCGCTGAGCCGCCAGATCCACGAGCTAGAACGCGAGGTGGGGGCGCCCCTGTTGGAGCGGGTGGGGCGGGGCGTGCGGCTTTCGCGCGCGGGCGCCACGTTCGCCGCCGAGGCGCGGGCCATCCTGGCCGCTGTCGACCGGGCCGTCCGGCAGGCGCAGGCCGCCCAGCGAGGCGAGGTCGGGCACCTGGCCATCGGGTTCGTGGAATCCCCCGCTGTGACTTGGCTGGTTCCGCAGATCGCCGGACAGTTTCGCGGCCGCCATCCGGGCGTCACGCTGGAGTTGCTCCCGCTCACCAGCGACGAGCTGCGCCTGGCACTGGCGGGCCAGAGGATCTCCGCGGCGCTCACCTTCGTCGTGGTCGATCCGGACCCGACCCTCCCATCCGAGATACTGTTTCGCGAGCCCGTCCGGCTGGCCGTTCCGCGCGCGCACCCGCTGGCCCGCCGACGGAGCGTCCTCATTCGCGATCTGCACGACCAGCCGTTCGTCTGGTCACGTCGTCCCGAGGGGGCGCCGTTCCTCGACACGATGTGGGCGCCGTTGCGCACGCACGGTGTCACTCCGCGCATCGTGATCGAATCCCGCTCTTCGGTGACGCGCCTCAGCTTGGTCGCGAGCGGCGTCGGCATGACCTTCGTCTCCGAGGCCGCCCCGCGTTCCCCGCAGGTGGTGTTCCGCAACGTCGCCGACCTGAAGATCGAGGCGCGCGCCTACCTGGCCTGGCGCGCCGACGAAGAGCGCTCGCCGCTCATCCAATCACTGCGCGAGCTCACCCGCGCCGCCGCGCGCCGGCGATCGCGGTCGTGA